The proteins below are encoded in one region of Manis pentadactyla isolate mManPen7 chromosome 2, mManPen7.hap1, whole genome shotgun sequence:
- the FAM193B gene encoding protein FAM193B isoform X7: MPPPFSGCSHPCSGHCSGHCSGPLLPPPSSQQLPSTHSRDPGCKGHKFTHSGLACQLPQPCEADEGLGEEEDSSSERSSCTSSSTHQRDGKFCDCCYCEFFGHNAPPAAPTSRNYTEIREKLRSRLTRRKEELPMKGGTLGGIPGEPAVDHRDVDELLEFINSTEPKVPNSARAAKRARHKLKKKEKEKAQLAAEALKQVNRVSGNREARSARERLLEWPDQELDRVNSFLSSRLQEIKNTVKDSIRASFSMCELSMDSNGFCKEGAAEPEPQSLPPSNLNGSSEQRPDISLDLSPLTLGSPQNHTLQAPGEPAPPWAEIRGPHPPWTEVRGPPPGIIPENGLVRRLNTVPNLSRVIWVKTPKPGNPSCEEPGAKEVPICKQELPEPVASVGKPRKGKRQGSQAKKNEVSLVAQSPASLEVPNTKGQTPSPKQPGKAPEPPKEGSCAEAGEGGGGSQPGPGWASSPKTDKEKVSTWRNWPGEAKARPPEQESVQHPGPARPQSLPQGKGRSRRSRNKQEKTATSLDDVFLPKDMDGVEMDETDREVEYFKRFCLDSAKQTRQKVAVNWTNFSLKKTTPSIAQ, from the exons ATGCCCCCACCATTCTCAGGGTGCAGCCACCCCTGCAGTGGGCACTGCAGCGGGCACTGCAGCGGGCCTCTCCTCCCACCACCCAGCTCTCAGCAGCTTCCAAGCACTCACAG CAGGGACCCTGGGTGCAAGGGGCACAAGTTTACACACAGTGGCCTGGCCTGCCAGCTGCCCCAGCCCTGCGAGGCAGATGAGGGGCTGGGCGAGGAAGAGGACAGCAGCTCAGAACGTAGCTCCTGCACCTCGTCCTCCACCCACCAGAGAGATGGGaagttctgtgactgctgctacTGTGAGTTCTTCGGCCACAACGCG CCACCCGCTGCCCCGACGAGTCGGAATTATACCGAGATCCGAGAGAAGCTCCGCTCAAGGCTGACCAGGCGGAAAGAGGAGCTGCCTATGAAGGGGGGCACCCTGGGAGGGATCCCTGGGGAGCCCGCCGTGGACCACCGAGATGTCGATGAGCTGCTGGAATTCATCAACAGCACGGAGCCCAAAGTCCCCAACAGCGCCAGGGCCGCCAAGCGGGCCCGGCACAAGCTGAAAAAGAAG GAAAAGGAGAAGGCCCAGTTAGCAGCAGAAGCTCTAAAGCAGGTGAATCGTGTTTCTGGAAACCGGGAAGCAAGGTCTGCCAGAGAAAGGCTCTTGGAGTGGCCTGACCAGGAGCTAGATCGGGTCAACAGCTTCCTGAGCAGCCGTCTGCAGGAGATCAAGAACACTGTCAAGGACTCCATCCGTGCCAGCTTCAGTATGTGTGAGCTCAGCATGGACAGCAATGGTTTCTGTAAGGAGGGGGCTGCAGAGCCAGAACCCCAGAGTCTACCCCCCTCAAACCTCAATGGCTCCTCAGAGCAACGGCCTGACATCAGCCTTGACCTGTCCCCTTTGACTTTGGGCTCCCCTCAGAACCACACGTTACAAGCCCCAGGCGAGCCAGCCCCACCCTGGGCAGAAATAAGAGGGCCACACCCACCATGGACAGAGGTGAGGGGCCCCCCACCCGGTATCATCCCTGAGAATGGGCTAGTGAGGAGACTTAACACTGTGCCCAACCTGTCCCGGGTGATCTGGGTCAAGACACCCAAACCAGGTAACCCTAGCTGTGAGGAGCCAGGCGCAAAGGAGGTCCCCATTTGCAAGCAAGAGCTGCCTGAGCCTGTGGCCTCAGTTGGGAAGCCACGGAAAGGCAAAAGACAGGGCAGTCAGGCCAAGAAGAATGAGGTGAGCCTAGTTGCCCAGTCCCCAGCCAGTCTCGAGGTTCCCAATACCAAGGGCCAGACTCCCAGCCCCAAGCAGCCAGGTAAGGCTCCAGAGCCTCCCAAAGAGGGCAGCTGTGCCGAAGCTGGAGAGGGAGGCGGAGGGAGCCAGCCAGGACCAGGCTGGGCCAGCAGCCCCAAAACTGACAAGGAGAAGGTCAGCACCTGGCGAAACTGGCCAGGTGAGGCCAAGGCACGGCCTCCAGAGCAGGAGTCTGTGCAGCACCCAGGCCCAGCAAGGCCACAGAGTTTGCCGCAGGGCAAGGGTCGCAGCCGCCGCAGCCGCAACAAGCAAGAGAAGACAGCCACCTCCTTGG ACGATGTGTTCCTGCCCAAGGACATGGATGGGGTAGAGATGGATGAGACTGACCGGGAGGTGGAGTACTTCAAGAG GTTCTGTTTGGATTCTGCAAAGCAAACTCGTCAGAAAGTTGCTGTGAACTGGACCAACTTCAGCCTCAAGAAAACCACTCCCAGCATAGCTCAGTGA
- the FAM193B gene encoding protein FAM193B isoform X3 encodes MTRRRSRPSGGTGRRDRARAAGPQKPQAPEPPPPPSLEAGPGAGPPEALVEPDRDSPREEDELKLAPGPQVPPTSSQSVQTCCLLCHRERKGWEEGPSQNGLVLQGEKLPPDFMPKLVKNLLGEMPLWVCQSCRKSMEEDERQTGREHAVAISLSHTSCKSQSCGGDSHSSSSSSSSSSSSSSCHGNSGDWDPSSFLSAHKLSGLWNSPHPSGAMPVSSLGSPPTIPGEVFSISEHHRHSDLTAPPNSPTGHHPQPASLIPSHLGSFSSPPHPHLLPTTPAAPFPAQASECPIAAAATPHTPGACQSPHLPSTSLPLLKMPPPFSGCSHPCSGHCSGHCSGPLLPPPSSQQLPSTHSRDPGCKGHKFTHSGLACQLPQPCEADEGLGEEEDSSSERSSCTSSSTHQRDGKFCDCCYCEFFGHNAEKEKAQLAAEALKQVNRVSGNREARSARERLLEWPDQELDRVNSFLSSRLQEIKNTVKDSIRASFSMCELSMDSNGFCKEGAAEPEPQSLPPSNLNGSSEQRPDISLDLSPLTLGSPQNHTLQAPGEPAPPWAEIRGPHPPWTEVRGPPPGIIPENGLVRRLNTVPNLSRVIWVKTPKPGNPSCEEPGAKEVPICKQELPEPVASVGKPRKGKRQGSQAKKNEVSLVAQSPASLEVPNTKGQTPSPKQPGKAPEPPKEGSCAEAGEGGGGSQPGPGWASSPKTDKEKVSTWRNWPGEAKARPPEQESVQHPGPARPQSLPQGKGRSRRSRNKQEKTATSLDDVFLPKDMDGVEMDETDREVEYFKRFCLDSAKQTRQKVAVNWTNFSLKKTTPSIAQ; translated from the exons GTTCCCCCCACCTCCAGCCAGTCTGTGCAGACTTGCTGCCTGCTGTGTCATCGGGAACGCAAAGGCTGGGAAGAAGGCCCTTCCCAAAACGGACTGGTATTGCAGGGTGAGAAGCTGCCCCCTGACTTCATGCCAAAGCTCGTCAAGAATCTCCTAGGCGAGATGCCTCTATGGGTCTGCCAGAGTTGCCGAAAGAGCATGGAGGAAGATGAAAGGCAGACAGGTCGAGAACATGCAGTGGCG ATCTCCTTGTCACACACATCCTGCAAATCACAGTCTTGTGGGGGTGACTCTCATTCCTCTTCGTCCTCTTCTTCATCGTCCTCATCCTCGTCCTCCTGCCACGGGAACTCAGGGGACTGGGATCCCAGCTCGTTCCTGTCAGCACATAAGCTCTCAGGCCTTTGGAACTCCCCACACCCCAGTGGGGCCATGCCGGTTAGCTCGCTTGGGAGTCCTCCTACCATCCCTG GTGAGGTGTTCTCCATCTCAGAGCACCACCGGCACTCAGACCTCACTGCTCCACCTAATAGCCCCACCGGCCACCACCCCCAGCCAGCATCGCTGATCCCATCTCACCTTGGATCCTTTAGCTCACCACCTCACCCACATCTGCTGCCCACCACCCCAGCAGCACCTTTCCCTGCCCAGGCTTCTGAATGCCCTATTGCCGCTGCTGCCACTCCCCACACCCCAGGGGCATGTCAGAGCCCCCATCTGCCCTCCACCAGCTTGCCACTCCTGAAAATGCCCCCACCATTCTCAGGGTGCAGCCACCCCTGCAGTGGGCACTGCAGCGGGCACTGCAGCGGGCCTCTCCTCCCACCACCCAGCTCTCAGCAGCTTCCAAGCACTCACAG CAGGGACCCTGGGTGCAAGGGGCACAAGTTTACACACAGTGGCCTGGCCTGCCAGCTGCCCCAGCCCTGCGAGGCAGATGAGGGGCTGGGCGAGGAAGAGGACAGCAGCTCAGAACGTAGCTCCTGCACCTCGTCCTCCACCCACCAGAGAGATGGGaagttctgtgactgctgctacTGTGAGTTCTTCGGCCACAACGCG GAAAAGGAGAAGGCCCAGTTAGCAGCAGAAGCTCTAAAGCAGGTGAATCGTGTTTCTGGAAACCGGGAAGCAAGGTCTGCCAGAGAAAGGCTCTTGGAGTGGCCTGACCAGGAGCTAGATCGGGTCAACAGCTTCCTGAGCAGCCGTCTGCAGGAGATCAAGAACACTGTCAAGGACTCCATCCGTGCCAGCTTCAGTATGTGTGAGCTCAGCATGGACAGCAATGGTTTCTGTAAGGAGGGGGCTGCAGAGCCAGAACCCCAGAGTCTACCCCCCTCAAACCTCAATGGCTCCTCAGAGCAACGGCCTGACATCAGCCTTGACCTGTCCCCTTTGACTTTGGGCTCCCCTCAGAACCACACGTTACAAGCCCCAGGCGAGCCAGCCCCACCCTGGGCAGAAATAAGAGGGCCACACCCACCATGGACAGAGGTGAGGGGCCCCCCACCCGGTATCATCCCTGAGAATGGGCTAGTGAGGAGACTTAACACTGTGCCCAACCTGTCCCGGGTGATCTGGGTCAAGACACCCAAACCAGGTAACCCTAGCTGTGAGGAGCCAGGCGCAAAGGAGGTCCCCATTTGCAAGCAAGAGCTGCCTGAGCCTGTGGCCTCAGTTGGGAAGCCACGGAAAGGCAAAAGACAGGGCAGTCAGGCCAAGAAGAATGAGGTGAGCCTAGTTGCCCAGTCCCCAGCCAGTCTCGAGGTTCCCAATACCAAGGGCCAGACTCCCAGCCCCAAGCAGCCAGGTAAGGCTCCAGAGCCTCCCAAAGAGGGCAGCTGTGCCGAAGCTGGAGAGGGAGGCGGAGGGAGCCAGCCAGGACCAGGCTGGGCCAGCAGCCCCAAAACTGACAAGGAGAAGGTCAGCACCTGGCGAAACTGGCCAGGTGAGGCCAAGGCACGGCCTCCAGAGCAGGAGTCTGTGCAGCACCCAGGCCCAGCAAGGCCACAGAGTTTGCCGCAGGGCAAGGGTCGCAGCCGCCGCAGCCGCAACAAGCAAGAGAAGACAGCCACCTCCTTGG ACGATGTGTTCCTGCCCAAGGACATGGATGGGGTAGAGATGGATGAGACTGACCGGGAGGTGGAGTACTTCAAGAG GTTCTGTTTGGATTCTGCAAAGCAAACTCGTCAGAAAGTTGCTGTGAACTGGACCAACTTCAGCCTCAAGAAAACCACTCCCAGCATAGCTCAGTGA
- the FAM193B gene encoding protein FAM193B isoform X5, with product MTRRRSRPSGGTGRRDRARAAGPQKPQAPEPPPPPSLEAGPGAGPPEALVEPDRDSPREEDELKLAPGPQVPPTSSQSVQTCCLLCHRERKGWEEGPSQNGLVLQGEKLPPDFMPKLVKNLLGEMPLWVCQSCRKSMEEDERQTGREHAVAISLSHTSCKSQSCGGDSHSSSSSSSSSSSSSSCHGNSGDWDPSSFLSAHKLSGLWNSPHPSGAMPVSSLGSPPTIPGCSHPCSGHCSGHCSGPLLPPPSSQQLPSTHSRDPGCKGHKFTHSGLACQLPQPCEADEGLGEEEDSSSERSSCTSSSTHQRDGKFCDCCYCEFFGHNAPPAAPTSRNYTEIREKLRSRLTRRKEELPMKGGTLGGIPGEPAVDHRDVDELLEFINSTEPKVPNSARAAKRARHKLKKKEKEKAQLAAEALKQVNRVSGNREARSARERLLEWPDQELDRVNSFLSSRLQEIKNTVKDSIRASFSMCELSMDSNGFCKEGAAEPEPQSLPPSNLNGSSEQRPDISLDLSPLTLGSPQNHTLQAPGEPAPPWAEIRGPHPPWTEVRGPPPGIIPENGLVRRLNTVPNLSRVIWVKTPKPGNPSCEEPGAKEVPICKQELPEPVASVGKPRKGKRQGSQAKKNEVSLVAQSPASLEVPNTKGQTPSPKQPGKAPEPPKEGSCAEAGEGGGGSQPGPGWASSPKTDKEKVSTWRNWPGEAKARPPEQESVQHPGPARPQSLPQGKGRSRRSRNKQEKTATSLDDVFLPKDMDGVEMDETDREVEYFKRFCLDSAKQTRQKVAVNWTNFSLKKTTPSIAQ from the exons GTTCCCCCCACCTCCAGCCAGTCTGTGCAGACTTGCTGCCTGCTGTGTCATCGGGAACGCAAAGGCTGGGAAGAAGGCCCTTCCCAAAACGGACTGGTATTGCAGGGTGAGAAGCTGCCCCCTGACTTCATGCCAAAGCTCGTCAAGAATCTCCTAGGCGAGATGCCTCTATGGGTCTGCCAGAGTTGCCGAAAGAGCATGGAGGAAGATGAAAGGCAGACAGGTCGAGAACATGCAGTGGCG ATCTCCTTGTCACACACATCCTGCAAATCACAGTCTTGTGGGGGTGACTCTCATTCCTCTTCGTCCTCTTCTTCATCGTCCTCATCCTCGTCCTCCTGCCACGGGAACTCAGGGGACTGGGATCCCAGCTCGTTCCTGTCAGCACATAAGCTCTCAGGCCTTTGGAACTCCCCACACCCCAGTGGGGCCATGCCGGTTAGCTCGCTTGGGAGTCCTCCTACCATCCCTG GGTGCAGCCACCCCTGCAGTGGGCACTGCAGCGGGCACTGCAGCGGGCCTCTCCTCCCACCACCCAGCTCTCAGCAGCTTCCAAGCACTCACAG CAGGGACCCTGGGTGCAAGGGGCACAAGTTTACACACAGTGGCCTGGCCTGCCAGCTGCCCCAGCCCTGCGAGGCAGATGAGGGGCTGGGCGAGGAAGAGGACAGCAGCTCAGAACGTAGCTCCTGCACCTCGTCCTCCACCCACCAGAGAGATGGGaagttctgtgactgctgctacTGTGAGTTCTTCGGCCACAACGCG CCACCCGCTGCCCCGACGAGTCGGAATTATACCGAGATCCGAGAGAAGCTCCGCTCAAGGCTGACCAGGCGGAAAGAGGAGCTGCCTATGAAGGGGGGCACCCTGGGAGGGATCCCTGGGGAGCCCGCCGTGGACCACCGAGATGTCGATGAGCTGCTGGAATTCATCAACAGCACGGAGCCCAAAGTCCCCAACAGCGCCAGGGCCGCCAAGCGGGCCCGGCACAAGCTGAAAAAGAAG GAAAAGGAGAAGGCCCAGTTAGCAGCAGAAGCTCTAAAGCAGGTGAATCGTGTTTCTGGAAACCGGGAAGCAAGGTCTGCCAGAGAAAGGCTCTTGGAGTGGCCTGACCAGGAGCTAGATCGGGTCAACAGCTTCCTGAGCAGCCGTCTGCAGGAGATCAAGAACACTGTCAAGGACTCCATCCGTGCCAGCTTCAGTATGTGTGAGCTCAGCATGGACAGCAATGGTTTCTGTAAGGAGGGGGCTGCAGAGCCAGAACCCCAGAGTCTACCCCCCTCAAACCTCAATGGCTCCTCAGAGCAACGGCCTGACATCAGCCTTGACCTGTCCCCTTTGACTTTGGGCTCCCCTCAGAACCACACGTTACAAGCCCCAGGCGAGCCAGCCCCACCCTGGGCAGAAATAAGAGGGCCACACCCACCATGGACAGAGGTGAGGGGCCCCCCACCCGGTATCATCCCTGAGAATGGGCTAGTGAGGAGACTTAACACTGTGCCCAACCTGTCCCGGGTGATCTGGGTCAAGACACCCAAACCAGGTAACCCTAGCTGTGAGGAGCCAGGCGCAAAGGAGGTCCCCATTTGCAAGCAAGAGCTGCCTGAGCCTGTGGCCTCAGTTGGGAAGCCACGGAAAGGCAAAAGACAGGGCAGTCAGGCCAAGAAGAATGAGGTGAGCCTAGTTGCCCAGTCCCCAGCCAGTCTCGAGGTTCCCAATACCAAGGGCCAGACTCCCAGCCCCAAGCAGCCAGGTAAGGCTCCAGAGCCTCCCAAAGAGGGCAGCTGTGCCGAAGCTGGAGAGGGAGGCGGAGGGAGCCAGCCAGGACCAGGCTGGGCCAGCAGCCCCAAAACTGACAAGGAGAAGGTCAGCACCTGGCGAAACTGGCCAGGTGAGGCCAAGGCACGGCCTCCAGAGCAGGAGTCTGTGCAGCACCCAGGCCCAGCAAGGCCACAGAGTTTGCCGCAGGGCAAGGGTCGCAGCCGCCGCAGCCGCAACAAGCAAGAGAAGACAGCCACCTCCTTGG ACGATGTGTTCCTGCCCAAGGACATGGATGGGGTAGAGATGGATGAGACTGACCGGGAGGTGGAGTACTTCAAGAG GTTCTGTTTGGATTCTGCAAAGCAAACTCGTCAGAAAGTTGCTGTGAACTGGACCAACTTCAGCCTCAAGAAAACCACTCCCAGCATAGCTCAGTGA